A genomic region of Candidatus Binatia bacterium contains the following coding sequences:
- a CDS encoding SDR family NAD(P)-dependent oxidoreductase, protein MDYKGKTAVITGGASGVGRAMGARFLREGMKVVLSDVESGPLQATVDELLPLGSVSGVTCDVSKFEQVENLASEAVARHGKVHLLCNNAGVSAYEDVPAWDLPINDWRWVFDVNIMGVVHGIKAFVPGMIAHGEEGAVMNTSSGNGGLLVLPFTPSYSASKAAVSSITETLYHQLKVNQTRLRAHVLYPGPHVVASNIFTAYRNRLPGYERGQEQAAPYMTIDDLKTMYEGMGRHFETTTPEEVADHAWDGLQSGSYFINPTSDELIEQMRARFEAILAKQDPPG, encoded by the coding sequence ATGGACTATAAAGGAAAAACAGCCGTCATCACCGGCGGAGCCAGCGGCGTCGGACGAGCCATGGGTGCGAGATTTCTCCGCGAGGGCATGAAGGTTGTCCTCTCGGATGTCGAGTCCGGGCCTCTGCAGGCCACCGTCGATGAGCTTCTTCCGCTCGGATCTGTCTCCGGCGTCACCTGCGACGTCTCCAAATTCGAACAAGTTGAAAATCTGGCGAGCGAGGCCGTGGCTCGCCACGGCAAGGTACACCTGCTGTGTAATAATGCCGGCGTCAGCGCCTACGAGGACGTCCCGGCGTGGGACCTGCCAATCAATGATTGGCGCTGGGTCTTTGACGTCAACATCATGGGCGTCGTTCACGGGATCAAGGCCTTTGTACCCGGGATGATTGCCCACGGTGAAGAAGGTGCTGTCATGAACACATCGTCGGGAAACGGCGGGCTTCTGGTTCTACCTTTCACCCCCAGTTACTCCGCCAGTAAAGCGGCCGTAAGCAGCATCACCGAAACCTTGTACCACCAGCTGAAGGTGAATCAGACCAGACTACGCGCTCACGTTTTATATCCGGGGCCGCATGTGGTGGCGTCGAATATCTTCACGGCCTACCGCAATCGCCTGCCGGGCTATGAGAGAGGGCAGGAGCAGGCGGCGCCCTATATGACGATCGACGACCTGAAGACGATGTACGAAGGTATGGGGCGACATTTTGAGACGACCACGCCGGAGGAAGTTGCGGATCACGCTTGGGATGGTTTGCAATCCGGAAGCTATTTTATCAACCCAACTTCCGACGAACTCATCGAACAGATGAGGGCCCGGTTCGAAGCCAT
- a CDS encoding acetoacetate decarboxylase family protein: MAILRYVKSAEQIAKAADANPEFMESTVYSIRCVYETDPAIHRAVLPQPLEPADKPEVCLTFSKVAMHISPEFTFEIGSAVFGVRASYEGVPGTYLITMPMTTEQAVVPGRETFGEPKKIAEIDFQHEGSSVSSAVSRMGMTYLSARGTLGKELGPREWKEYGYCFKAQPSCEKGKAFDVDPILVRLEWRHTNKQVWEIENPEIILGESPMDPVADIPVRKIISCVFEEGSSESNGSVLRSVPGDWLLPFLHQRYDDTSGEGVEIAG; this comes from the coding sequence ATGGCAATCCTGCGCTATGTGAAATCCGCCGAGCAGATCGCAAAAGCGGCTGACGCCAACCCCGAATTCATGGAGTCAACGGTATATTCGATCCGCTGCGTCTATGAGACCGACCCCGCAATCCACAGAGCCGTCCTGCCCCAGCCTCTCGAGCCGGCTGACAAGCCCGAAGTTTGTCTGACCTTCTCGAAAGTCGCGATGCATATCTCTCCGGAATTCACCTTCGAGATCGGATCAGCCGTATTTGGTGTCCGCGCCAGCTACGAAGGAGTCCCGGGCACTTACCTCATCACCATGCCCATGACGACCGAGCAGGCCGTGGTTCCCGGACGCGAAACTTTTGGCGAGCCCAAAAAGATTGCCGAAATTGATTTCCAGCACGAGGGCTCTTCCGTGTCCTCTGCTGTCTCCCGGATGGGCATGACCTATCTCTCCGCCAGAGGCACTCTCGGCAAGGAACTCGGTCCACGCGAATGGAAGGAATACGGGTACTGCTTCAAGGCCCAGCCTTCCTGCGAAAAAGGCAAGGCCTTCGACGTCGATCCGATTCTGGTTCGTCTGGAATGGCGCCATACCAACAAGCAAGTCTGGGAAATTGAAAATCCCGAAATCATTTTGGGCGAGTCTCCTATGGACCCGGTCGCTGATATTCCGGTTCGCAAGATCATCAGTTGCGTTTTCGAAGAAGGCTCCAGCGAAAGCAACGGGAGCGTGCTGCGCTCGGTGCCCGGCGACTGGCTGCTGCCCTTCCTCCACCAACGCTATGACGATACCAGCGGCGAAGGCGTCGAGATCGCCGGCTGA
- a CDS encoding amidohydrolase family protein — MKNYIVVSSDGHAGLKPEAYRNYVDPEFRETFDVALPIQIEQTQIAAKKFLVDEINEDWRQGHERGLSGAWDHQARNEVLDADGIAAEVLFPDGITEMNAPPFGAGISLPTENIVPELQWAGARAHNRWLSEFTSQQPDRRIGIAIVPALWDVDEAVAEVRWAKENGLRGVMLPVQWGKLAGYHDPKYNPLWEAIEDQNLAIHFHSGPAPTAEYFGDLTDPDAKPLPGAMGIYVSEVCWFNVRPLTFMIWGGVFERYPKLKVAITEGTIVWVPEYLNLLEHRYAQTRESQKLGDYTSHLSMSPTEYFNRNVNLGASCLSRREAEMRGDIGTSNIMWGSDYPHPEGTWPITREQMHTSLDGLPDNDIEAILGRNAIEFYGLDEKALLPHAERIGPARESFQSNKA; from the coding sequence ATGAAAAATTATATTGTTGTTTCGAGCGATGGTCACGCCGGGCTCAAACCCGAAGCCTATCGCAACTACGTCGACCCCGAGTTCCGAGAGACGTTCGACGTGGCATTGCCGATTCAGATCGAGCAAACCCAGATTGCTGCAAAAAAGTTCCTGGTCGACGAAATTAACGAAGATTGGCGTCAGGGACACGAGCGAGGACTGAGTGGCGCGTGGGACCACCAGGCCCGCAATGAGGTTCTGGATGCCGACGGTATCGCAGCCGAAGTCCTCTTCCCCGACGGTATTACCGAGATGAATGCCCCGCCCTTCGGTGCCGGCATTTCTCTTCCAACGGAAAATATTGTTCCCGAACTCCAATGGGCTGGCGCCCGCGCCCACAATCGTTGGCTGAGCGAGTTCACGTCGCAGCAACCCGATCGTCGGATCGGCATCGCCATCGTGCCCGCGCTCTGGGATGTCGACGAGGCCGTCGCCGAGGTCCGATGGGCCAAAGAGAACGGACTGCGCGGCGTCATGCTCCCGGTTCAATGGGGGAAGCTGGCCGGCTATCACGACCCTAAATACAACCCCCTCTGGGAGGCCATCGAGGATCAGAACCTCGCCATCCACTTCCACTCCGGCCCCGCGCCGACCGCCGAATACTTCGGAGATCTGACCGACCCCGATGCCAAACCTCTCCCTGGAGCCATGGGGATCTATGTCTCGGAAGTCTGCTGGTTCAACGTAAGACCGTTGACCTTCATGATTTGGGGCGGAGTCTTTGAGCGCTATCCGAAACTCAAAGTAGCGATCACTGAGGGAACGATTGTCTGGGTTCCCGAGTACCTCAACCTGCTTGAGCATCGATATGCACAAACTCGCGAGTCGCAAAAATTAGGAGACTATACGAGCCACCTCTCGATGAGTCCTACCGAGTATTTCAACCGCAATGTGAATCTCGGCGCCTCCTGCCTGTCACGACGCGAGGCCGAGATGCGGGGGGATATCGGCACAAGCAATATAATGTGGGGCAGTGATTACCCCCACCCCGAAGGCACTTGGCCCATCACCAGGGAACAAATGCATACTTCGCTTGATGGACTTCCCGATAACGATATCGAAGCCATCCTCGGCCGCAATGCGATCGAGTTCTATGGCCTCGATGAAAAAGCTCTCCTCCCGCACGCCGAGCGGATCGGTCCGGCACGCGAATCTTTCCAATCGAACAAGGCCTAG
- a CDS encoding aromatic ring-hydroxylating dioxygenase subunit alpha produces the protein MARREDEHVQLPIPNGWYAVCWSRQLQDGEVQSVHCFGEDLVVFRTRSGQARVLDAYCSHLGAHLGEGGRVVGETIQCPYHAWQYDGETGVCAKIPYCEQIPKKALVRPWEVRERNGFVFVWYHARQEPSSWEVPILEEIGDPEWTEPREFEIEVPIHVQDIHENNNDPVHFQVVHGMDDIMDTEEIEYSADGRISKLIGHNERVTPMGTFQTTLERESFGIGMSTVRTIGIPGAGLLLFSSTTPIEPNRTISRWLITVTKNLVDLVGEEFQQNLVKGVEDDMRIWKHKVHRKQPVFCKEDKFLGEYRQWVKQFYV, from the coding sequence ATGGCTCGGCGTGAAGACGAACACGTACAGCTTCCGATCCCCAACGGCTGGTATGCCGTCTGCTGGAGCCGCCAGCTTCAGGATGGCGAAGTTCAATCCGTTCATTGTTTCGGCGAGGATCTGGTCGTCTTTCGGACCCGCTCGGGGCAAGCGCGAGTGCTGGATGCGTACTGTTCCCACCTCGGCGCTCACCTTGGCGAGGGGGGTCGCGTCGTCGGCGAAACGATTCAATGCCCGTATCACGCGTGGCAGTATGACGGCGAAACAGGGGTATGCGCGAAGATTCCCTACTGCGAGCAAATTCCGAAAAAAGCCCTTGTACGTCCTTGGGAAGTCCGCGAACGAAACGGATTTGTCTTCGTATGGTACCACGCGCGGCAAGAGCCGTCGTCGTGGGAAGTGCCCATTCTGGAGGAGATCGGCGACCCCGAATGGACCGAGCCGCGCGAGTTCGAAATCGAAGTCCCCATTCATGTGCAGGATATTCACGAGAACAATAATGATCCCGTGCACTTTCAGGTTGTCCACGGCATGGATGATATTATGGATACCGAAGAGATCGAGTATTCGGCCGATGGCAGAATCTCGAAGCTGATCGGCCATAATGAAAGGGTGACGCCAATGGGCACCTTCCAGACAACCTTGGAGCGCGAGTCCTTTGGCATCGGCATGAGCACCGTTCGAACCATCGGCATTCCCGGCGCCGGCCTCCTGCTCTTTTCATCGACAACCCCGATCGAACCCAATCGAACGATTTCACGCTGGCTGATCACCGTCACAAAAAATCTCGTCGATCTCGTCGGTGAAGAGTTCCAGCAAAATCTGGTCAAGGGTGTGGAAGACGATATGCGTATCTGGAAACACAAAGTGCACCGCAAACAGCCCGTCTTCTGCAAAGAAGATAAATTCCTCGGCGAGTACCGCCAATGGGTCAAGCAGTTTTACGTCTGA
- a CDS encoding TetR/AcrR family transcriptional regulator, translating into MGAAEAIALGESTSRRERKKQELQNRILQSAQQLFEDKGVSATTVAEICEVADVATKTFFNHFSTKQQLVERLAHASLNIFLADLASLRTEATDLQDWLLRFFAKMADTVTQAGPMHRELVNEIVHAISSDSNETRQKLQLREAFLDVVRDGVARGEIGTQHDAETQSELIIGAFYSLMFSWTHLEEYPIRERARALALLLGDTLRTQNQDKEIPHGSA; encoded by the coding sequence ATGGGTGCTGCAGAAGCCATCGCGTTGGGAGAATCCACCTCCCGACGGGAACGAAAAAAACAGGAACTGCAAAACCGCATCCTCCAGAGCGCACAACAGTTATTCGAGGATAAAGGCGTATCCGCGACCACCGTGGCCGAGATCTGCGAGGTTGCCGATGTCGCGACCAAGACCTTTTTCAATCACTTCTCCACCAAGCAACAACTGGTCGAGAGACTGGCCCATGCTTCGCTGAATATTTTCCTTGCCGACCTCGCCTCCCTCCGGACCGAAGCAACCGATCTTCAAGATTGGCTGCTTCGCTTCTTTGCGAAAATGGCCGACACTGTAACGCAGGCCGGGCCCATGCACCGAGAACTGGTCAACGAAATCGTTCATGCGATCTCGAGCGACTCAAACGAGACACGACAAAAGTTGCAACTGCGCGAAGCCTTTCTCGACGTCGTCCGCGACGGAGTCGCGCGCGGCGAAATCGGCACGCAGCACGACGCAGAAACTCAGAGTGAACTGATCATCGGAGCCTTCTATTCCCTGATGTTCAGCTGGACACACCTCGAAGAATATCCAATTCGCGAGCGCGCACGCGCACTCGCGCTTCTGCTTGGCGATACGCTGCGAACCCAAAATCAAGACAAGGAGATACCCCATGGCTCGGCGTGA